In the Leptotrichia sp. oral taxon 847 genome, one interval contains:
- a CDS encoding 3'-5' exonuclease, with protein MNKDKNLNKNIIFFDVETNGFQGSSVLSMSAIKVNYNFGKSEWLKVSEFNRFYFREEDEEMNEGAINVNGLTDEVIALERKKLKDKIGDYPLTFKKDMDNFFMFCQDTDHFVAHNIKFDRSFVDFSLKNQFDTMKENIDILKIENDYGNYKWPKLIECAKYYKVPFEENQFHGSYYDVLIMFRIFYKMTKNEISKNRIFDFLEKE; from the coding sequence GTGAATAAAGATAAAAATTTAAATAAAAATATTATATTTTTTGATGTAGAGACAAATGGATTTCAGGGAAGTTCTGTTTTATCTATGTCAGCAATAAAAGTAAATTATAATTTTGGAAAAAGTGAATGGTTAAAAGTTTCAGAATTTAACCGTTTTTATTTTAGAGAAGAAGACGAAGAAATGAATGAAGGGGCAATTAATGTAAATGGACTAACTGACGAAGTAATTGCACTTGAACGAAAAAAACTTAAAGATAAAATAGGAGATTATCCTTTGACTTTTAAAAAAGATATGGACAATTTTTTTATGTTTTGTCAGGATACTGACCATTTTGTAGCTCATAATATAAAGTTTGACAGAAGTTTTGTGGATTTTTCACTAAAAAATCAGTTTGATACAATGAAAGAAAATATTGATATTTTAAAAATTGAAAACGACTATGGAAATTATAAATGGCCAAAACTTATTGAATGTGCTAAATATTATAAAGTTCCATTTGAAGAAAATCAGTTTCACGGAAGTTATTACGATGTTTTAATCATGTTTAGAATTTTTTATAAAATGACTAAAAATGAAATTTCTAAAAATCGAATATTTGATTTTTTGGAAAAAGAATGA
- a CDS encoding DUF3427 domain-containing protein → MSILLQKDDLNLKNESQKIVEIKDYEEKLKFELIEYFSKEISFLIKDGSYQDAIDFVQNRLNIRFEIPLKQKEKDITGNLNELILNEKTKFKNFFIYLKNELLNCKKFHFIVSFIRYSGLQILLSTLDELEKKGIKGEIITSVYLNITDSKSLRKLLSYKNIKVKIYNNSSESFHTKAYLFEKNKYHTCIIGSSNISQSALYSAEEWNVKLTESNFFEIYKKSISQFKNLWNSDKAIELSEDFIFEYENYKNNLKLQKTFDYRKVKNNKNYFEPNSMQKELLEKLKNTRKSGNKKGLVVAATGTGKTYLAAMDIKNFFEKKEKKFLFLAHREELLENAILVCKKIMKIGENKVGRIFGGKKETEKKIIFATVQSLQNNYLEFSKDYFDYIVIDEFHHSSAKSYTKILNYFNPKFLLGLTATPERMDGKDILELCDYNLVGEMGLKRAMEQDLLAPFHYFGINDETFDYEKIPYKNGKYQEDILVKNLLNNKRVDYIIEKIKKIGFDGEKMSCIAFCENINHANFMNKNFNKNGYISEILTSRTSKFEREKILEDFKNKKSEILCVVDILNEGIDIPNINLLLFLRPTFSSTIFTQQIGRGLRKCENKDFVTIIDFIGNHKKDYIIAKFFYEEMLNNKNILYIKKEKLIKEIKTNFESVPMASYVELDRICQERIINKIEKINFNSKIMLKEAYDSFKNEIGKNDDEILEILDFDRNIELFIELSSKYDSFYTAQKNLESNSIDELNFSNIEFLSYLEKKLTLVEPFTYLIVDLFLDKKTENITESDVLKKYKNYFNILEFKNTYLIKRILKELLEDKILDFESNSEFKNKKNYKLSKKYKDNFFKDKNFLKRLKQLIILGLSEFKNNDISQFNENILINYKEYKRIELQILLDSKVPKGSWRAGYANTEKDICLFVTYDKSHILQENLKYDNSLHSDDIIQWISQPKTYHTSSVGQMFIKHREKGIKVHIFVRKFAFLDNKKTNPFIYLGNANYYKSYGDKPMTILWKLKNKIPFEIIKDVVI, encoded by the coding sequence ATGAGTATACTTTTGCAAAAAGATGATCTGAATTTAAAAAATGAAAGTCAAAAAATTGTAGAAATTAAAGACTATGAAGAAAAATTAAAATTTGAGTTAATTGAGTATTTCTCAAAAGAAATTTCTTTTTTAATAAAAGATGGCAGCTATCAAGATGCTATAGATTTTGTTCAAAATAGACTAAATATTCGTTTTGAAATTCCATTAAAACAGAAAGAAAAAGATATAACAGGAAATTTAAACGAGCTTATTTTAAATGAAAAGACAAAATTCAAAAATTTTTTTATCTATTTAAAAAATGAATTATTAAATTGTAAAAAATTTCATTTTATCGTGAGTTTTATAAGATATTCAGGACTTCAAATACTTTTGAGTACATTGGACGAACTTGAAAAAAAAGGAATCAAAGGTGAAATTATAACTTCTGTTTATTTAAATATAACAGATTCAAAATCACTAAGAAAACTTCTCAGTTACAAAAATATAAAAGTGAAAATTTATAATAATTCAAGCGAGAGTTTTCATACAAAAGCGTATTTATTTGAAAAAAATAAATATCATACTTGCATAATAGGTTCTTCGAATATTAGTCAAAGCGCTTTGTATTCTGCAGAAGAATGGAATGTTAAACTTACAGAAAGTAATTTTTTTGAAATTTATAAAAAATCAATTTCACAATTTAAAAATCTTTGGAATAGTGACAAAGCCATTGAACTCAGCGAAGATTTTATTTTTGAGTATGAAAATTATAAAAATAATTTGAAACTTCAAAAGACCTTTGATTATAGAAAAGTAAAAAATAATAAAAATTATTTTGAACCGAATAGTATGCAAAAAGAACTTTTGGAAAAGTTAAAAAATACTAGGAAATCAGGGAATAAAAAAGGACTTGTGGTTGCTGCGACTGGAACTGGGAAAACGTATCTTGCAGCGATGGATATAAAAAATTTTTTTGAAAAGAAAGAAAAAAAATTTTTGTTTTTAGCACATAGAGAAGAGCTTTTGGAAAATGCGATTTTAGTTTGTAAAAAGATTATGAAAATTGGAGAAAATAAAGTTGGAAGAATTTTTGGAGGAAAAAAAGAAACTGAGAAAAAAATTATTTTTGCAACTGTTCAATCGCTTCAAAATAATTATCTTGAATTTTCTAAAGATTATTTTGACTATATTGTAATTGATGAATTTCATCATTCAAGTGCCAAAAGTTACACAAAAATTCTAAATTATTTTAATCCAAAATTTCTTCTGGGCCTTACTGCAACACCTGAAAGAATGGATGGAAAGGACATCTTAGAACTTTGTGATTATAATTTAGTTGGCGAAATGGGTTTGAAACGAGCAATGGAACAGGATTTACTTGCACCTTTTCACTATTTTGGAATAAATGACGAAACATTTGATTATGAGAAAATTCCTTACAAAAATGGAAAATATCAAGAAGATATTTTAGTTAAAAATTTGTTGAATAATAAAAGAGTCGATTATATAATTGAAAAAATAAAAAAAATCGGATTTGATGGCGAAAAGATGAGTTGCATAGCATTTTGTGAAAATATCAACCACGCTAATTTTATGAATAAAAATTTTAATAAAAATGGATATATTTCAGAAATTTTAACTTCAAGAACTTCAAAATTTGAAAGAGAAAAGATTTTAGAAGATTTTAAAAATAAAAAATCTGAAATTTTGTGCGTTGTAGATATTTTAAACGAAGGAATTGATATTCCAAATATAAATTTGCTTTTATTTTTAAGACCAACTTTTTCTTCCACAATTTTTACGCAACAAATTGGACGAGGACTTAGAAAATGTGAAAATAAAGATTTTGTGACAATTATAGATTTTATTGGAAATCATAAGAAAGATTATATCATTGCAAAATTTTTTTATGAAGAAATGTTAAACAATAAAAATATTTTGTATATCAAAAAAGAAAAATTGATAAAAGAAATAAAAACTAATTTTGAAAGTGTTCCAATGGCATCATATGTCGAACTGGATAGAATTTGTCAAGAACGAATAATTAATAAAATAGAAAAAATCAATTTTAATTCCAAAATAATGTTAAAGGAAGCATATGACAGCTTTAAAAATGAAATCGGAAAAAATGATGACGAAATTTTAGAAATTTTAGATTTTGATAGAAATATTGAATTATTTATCGAGTTAAGCTCAAAATACGATTCTTTTTACACAGCGCAAAAAAATTTAGAAAGTAATTCAATTGATGAATTAAATTTTTCAAATATCGAATTTTTATCATATTTAGAAAAAAAATTAACTTTGGTTGAACCTTTTACTTATTTGATTGTTGATTTATTTTTGGATAAAAAAACAGAAAATATTACAGAAAGTGATGTTTTGAAAAAATATAAAAATTATTTTAATATTTTGGAATTTAAAAATACTTATTTAATAAAACGAATTTTAAAAGAATTACTAGAAGATAAAATTTTAGATTTTGAATCAAATTCTGAATTTAAAAACAAAAAAAATTATAAACTTTCAAAAAAATATAAAGATAATTTTTTTAAAGATAAAAATTTTTTGAAAAGATTAAAACAGCTCATAATTTTAGGTTTGTCGGAATTTAAAAATAATGATATTAGTCAATTTAACGAAAACATCTTAATAAATTACAAGGAATATAAACGAATTGAGTTACAGATTTTGCTGGATTCAAAAGTTCCAAAAGGAAGCTGGAGAGCTGGATATGCAAATACTGAAAAAGATATTTGCCTTTTTGTAACTTACGACAAATCTCATATTTTACAAGAAAATTTAAAATATGATAATTCGCTACATTCAGATGACATAATTCAATGGATAAGCCAACCCAAAACTTACCACACCTCAAGTGTCGGCCAAATGTTTATAAAACACAGAGAAAAAGGTATAAAAGTTCATATTTTTGTAAGAAAATTTGCATTTTTGGACAATAAAAAGACAAACCCATTTATTTATCTAGGAAACGCAAATTATTACAAAAGTTATGGCGACAAGCCAATGACAATACTTTGGAAACTAAAAAATAAAATTCCTTTTGAAATAATTAAAGATGTAGTCATATAA
- a CDS encoding IS256 family transposase, with amino-acid sequence MTKKKIDNEIFKTLIEDYNIKDTNDIKDMLKDLLSGTIQTMLEAEIEHELGYAKHSMKDKTTSNARNGHSKKTVRSEYGNLDLDIPRDRNAEFEPQIIPKYQREITGIEGQILSLYAKGMSNRDIEDHLNNLYGIDVSPSMISKITDKIIPEIREWQSRQLEDVYPIVFMDAIHYSVRKDGVVVKKAVYLAIGIDKEGRKEVLGFWIGENESSKYWLNVLNELKNRGVQDILIMSVDNLKGFSEAISSVFPKTEIQKCVVHQIRNSIRYISYKDVREFTSDLKEMYNAPTLEQAEFKLDELEEKWGKKYMAVINSWRSNWNELTTYFKYDTKIRKLIYTTNPIESLNRQLRKYTKTKSLYPTDEALMKSVYLSLKEATRKWTGRIPGWGEIYSQLSIYFEGRI; translated from the coding sequence ATGACTAAAAAGAAAATTGACAACGAAATTTTTAAAACACTGATTGAGGATTACAATATTAAAGATACTAATGATATTAAGGATATGCTTAAGGATTTGCTTTCGGGTACTATCCAAACCATGCTTGAAGCTGAAATTGAGCATGAACTGGGGTATGCTAAACATTCTATGAAAGATAAGACTACTTCTAATGCTAGAAATGGACATTCCAAGAAAACTGTTAGAAGTGAGTATGGCAATCTTGATTTAGATATTCCTAGAGATAGAAATGCTGAGTTTGAGCCTCAAATCATCCCTAAATATCAAAGAGAAATTACTGGCATTGAAGGACAGATTCTTTCTCTTTATGCTAAAGGAATGAGCAATAGAGATATCGAGGACCATCTCAATAATCTTTATGGAATTGATGTTTCGCCATCTATGATCAGTAAAATTACAGATAAAATTATACCTGAAATTAGGGAATGGCAGTCTAGACAGCTTGAGGATGTATACCCAATAGTTTTTATGGATGCTATCCATTACAGCGTAAGAAAAGATGGAGTTGTTGTTAAAAAGGCGGTATATTTAGCTATAGGAATAGATAAGGAAGGGCGAAAGGAGGTCTTAGGATTTTGGATAGGAGAAAATGAATCAAGCAAGTACTGGCTAAATGTTTTAAATGAATTAAAAAACAGAGGAGTTCAGGATATACTAATTATGTCTGTTGATAATTTAAAAGGGTTCAGCGAAGCAATATCTTCGGTGTTCCCTAAGACAGAAATTCAAAAATGTGTGGTTCATCAAATTAGAAACAGCATAAGATACATATCTTACAAAGATGTAAGGGAATTTACATCAGACTTAAAAGAAATGTACAATGCACCAACACTGGAACAGGCAGAGTTTAAACTGGATGAACTAGAAGAAAAATGGGGTAAAAAGTATATGGCAGTAATTAATTCCTGGAGAAGTAACTGGAATGAGTTGACAACATACTTTAAATATGATACAAAGATAAGAAAGCTGATATATACGACAAACCCGATAGAAAGCTTAAACAGACAATTAAGAAAGTATACGAAGACAAAATCACTTTATCCGACAGATGAAGCATTGATGAAGTCAGTATATTTAAGTTTAAAGGAAGCAACAAGGAAATGGACTGGAAGAATACCGGGCTGGGGAGAAATATATTCTCAGTTAAGTATTTATTTTGAAGGAAGGATTTAA